A genome region from Ottowia testudinis includes the following:
- a CDS encoding DUF445 domain-containing protein — protein sequence MSLAARARDAAGMKRLALGLLLLMAMLYLLATALAPRHAAWGYIASFAEAGMVGAIADWFAVVALFRHPLGVPIPHTAIIPANKNRIGENLATFIATHFLSTEQVLAKLREFDAAGRVAAWLAQPAHAERVGERLVEIGRWGVGALDDERVRQFVADLARRGLRQIEVTRLSGQVLEAMTQDGRHQELLDGVLVQLAKLLGEDSLQDSITDAIAREVKALKYVGLDQVAARLATRKVVTIVAKTIVDMADNPEHSLRRRFDGMVDRFIARLKDDDALRERIERQKQALLDNPALGDYVNQLWAELLAWLQADMASGASSVRRAITQAARTLGERLAGDAEIRGWINGELQAAAPRLIERYREDIRGYIVARVQSWDAREMTNELERHIGRDLQFIRINGTLVGGLVGLAIHTVTQLLR from the coding sequence ATGAGCCTGGCTGCGCGCGCGCGCGACGCCGCCGGCATGAAACGCCTGGCGCTCGGTCTGCTGCTGCTGATGGCGATGCTGTACCTATTGGCCACGGCGCTGGCGCCGCGCCATGCCGCGTGGGGCTACATCGCTTCGTTTGCCGAGGCGGGCATGGTGGGCGCCATCGCCGACTGGTTTGCCGTGGTGGCGCTGTTTCGCCATCCGCTGGGCGTGCCGATTCCGCACACCGCCATCATTCCCGCCAACAAGAACCGCATCGGCGAGAACCTGGCCACCTTCATCGCCACACATTTTTTGTCGACCGAGCAGGTGCTGGCCAAGCTGCGCGAGTTCGACGCCGCCGGGCGCGTGGCGGCCTGGCTGGCGCAGCCCGCCCATGCCGAGCGCGTGGGCGAGCGCCTGGTCGAGATCGGCCGCTGGGGCGTCGGCGCCCTGGACGACGAACGCGTGCGCCAGTTCGTCGCCGATCTGGCGCGGCGCGGCTTGCGCCAGATCGAAGTCACGCGCCTGTCGGGCCAGGTGCTGGAAGCCATGACGCAGGACGGCCGCCACCAGGAGCTGCTGGATGGCGTGCTGGTGCAGCTGGCCAAGCTGCTGGGCGAAGACAGCCTGCAGGACAGCATCACCGACGCCATCGCGCGCGAGGTCAAGGCGCTGAAATACGTCGGCCTCGACCAGGTCGCCGCCCGGCTGGCCACGCGCAAGGTGGTGACGATCGTGGCCAAAACCATCGTCGACATGGCCGACAACCCGGAGCACAGCCTGCGCCGCCGCTTCGACGGCATGGTCGATCGTTTCATCGCGCGCCTGAAGGACGACGATGCGCTGCGCGAGCGCATCGAGCGCCAGAAACAGGCGCTGCTGGACAACCCCGCGCTCGGCGATTACGTCAACCAGTTGTGGGCCGAGCTGCTGGCCTGGCTGCAGGCGGACATGGCGAGCGGCGCATCGTCGGTCCGCCGCGCCATCACGCAGGCGGCGCGCACGCTGGGCGAGCGGTTGGCGGGCGATGCCGAGATTCGGGGCTGGATCAATGGCGAATTGCAGGCCGCCGCGCCGCGCCTGATCGAGCGCTACCGCGAGGACATTCGCGGTTACATCGTCGCGCGCGTGCAGTCGTGGGACGCGCGCGAAATGACCAACGAGCTGGAGCGCCACATCGGGCGCGACCTGCAGTTCATTCGCATCAACGGCACGCTGGTGGGCGGCTTGGTGGGCCTCGCCATTCACACCGTGACGCAGTTGCTGCGCTGA
- a CDS encoding DEAD/DEAH box helicase codes for MTEPVLQPYSSLALAEPLKRAVADMGYENMTPIQAQAIPTVLAGQDVMGAAQTGTGKTAAFSLPLLQRLLKHETASVSPARHPVRALVLLPTRELAVQVADQVKQYAKYTHLRSAVVFGGMDMKPQVEELRKGVEVLVATPGRLLDHIEAKTAVLNQVEYVVLDEADRMLDIGFLPDLQRILNYLPRQRTTLLFSATFSPEIKRLAESYLQNPVLIEVARPNATAATVEQHFYLLDEDDKRRAIRQVLKDKELRQAFVFCNSKLGTARLARALERDGLKTTALHGDKSQDERLKSLEAFKQGEVDLLVATDVAARGLDIKDVPAVFNYDVPFHAEDYVHRIGRTGRAGASGVAVTLVTKHDQRLMGELEKLLKTKIELEHLEFENEKPRGRFNDGRRRFQGDETGDVRDEVRRERSERRPHERRAPAAAPADPFFNQPYEVPAEAAEAPPAWEQNARPSRSGVSANIKPKRKVAALFKAPDTTTS; via the coding sequence ATGACCGAACCTGTTTTGCAACCATATTCCTCCCTCGCGCTGGCCGAGCCGCTCAAGCGCGCCGTGGCCGACATGGGCTACGAGAACATGACGCCCATCCAGGCGCAGGCCATTCCCACGGTGCTGGCTGGCCAGGACGTGATGGGCGCGGCGCAAACCGGCACCGGCAAGACCGCCGCCTTCTCGCTGCCGCTGCTGCAGCGCCTGCTCAAGCATGAAACCGCGTCTGTCTCGCCCGCGCGCCACCCGGTGCGCGCGTTGGTGCTGCTGCCCACGCGCGAGCTGGCGGTGCAGGTGGCCGATCAGGTCAAGCAATACGCCAAGTACACCCATCTGCGCAGCGCCGTCGTGTTCGGCGGCATGGACATGAAGCCGCAGGTTGAGGAACTGCGCAAGGGCGTCGAGGTGCTGGTGGCCACGCCCGGGCGCCTGCTCGACCACATCGAGGCCAAGACCGCGGTGCTGAACCAGGTCGAATACGTGGTGCTGGACGAGGCCGACCGCATGCTCGACATCGGTTTTCTGCCCGACTTGCAGCGCATCCTGAATTACCTGCCCCGGCAGCGCACCACGCTGCTGTTCAGCGCCACCTTCTCGCCCGAGATCAAGCGCCTGGCCGAAAGCTATCTGCAGAACCCGGTGCTGATCGAGGTCGCCCGGCCCAACGCCACCGCCGCCACCGTCGAGCAGCATTTCTACCTGCTCGACGAAGACGACAAGCGCCGCGCCATCCGCCAGGTGCTGAAGGACAAGGAACTGCGCCAGGCCTTCGTCTTTTGCAACAGCAAGCTGGGCACCGCCCGCTTGGCCCGCGCGCTGGAGCGCGACGGCCTGAAAACCACCGCACTGCACGGCGACAAGAGCCAGGACGAGCGCCTGAAGTCGCTCGAAGCCTTCAAGCAGGGCGAGGTCGATCTGCTGGTGGCCACCGACGTGGCCGCGCGCGGGCTCGACATCAAGGACGTGCCGGCCGTCTTCAACTACGACGTGCCCTTCCACGCCGAGGATTACGTGCACCGCATCGGCCGCACCGGCCGCGCGGGTGCCTCGGGCGTGGCGGTGACACTGGTCACCAAGCACGACCAGCGCCTGATGGGCGAGCTGGAAAAGCTGCTCAAGACCAAGATCGAGCTGGAACACCTGGAGTTCGAGAACGAAAAGCCCCGCGGCCGCTTCAACGACGGGCGCCGCCGCTTCCAAGGCGACGAAACCGGTGACGTGCGCGACGAGGTTCGGCGTGAGCGCAGCGAGCGGCGGCCGCACGAACGCCGTGCCCCGGCGGCGGCGCCAGCCGACCCGTTCTTCAACCAGCCCTACGAAGTACCGGCCGAAGCCGCCGAGGCGCCCCCAGCCTGGGAACAGAACGCGCGCCCGTCCCGCTCGGGCGTGTCCGCCAACATCAAGCCCAAGCGCAAGGTGGCGGCGCTGTTCAAGGCGCCCGACACCACCACGTCCTGA
- the ypfJ gene encoding KPN_02809 family neutral zinc metallopeptidase — MRWEGERQSENVEDRRAGGGGGGGGFGFGGRSIGIGTIVIALLAWGVFGINPLTTIGVLGGGGAPQVQQVPAQKPPAGDQGAAFVSTVLASTEDAWNQVFRDGRAQYRAPKLVLFRGVTPTACGTGQSAMGPFYCPADQKVYLDMNFFDTLSRQLGAPGEFARAYVVAHEVGHHVQTLLGTTAKVDGMRGRVSERENNALSVRMELQADCYAGIWANKSQQAKNWLDQGDIESAMNAAARIGDDALQRQQTGVVRPDSFTHGSSAQRQRWFMQGLKTGSVQACDTFSAQAL; from the coding sequence ATGAGATGGGAAGGCGAGCGGCAGTCTGAAAACGTGGAGGACCGCCGCGCGGGCGGAGGCGGAGGGGGCGGCGGTTTTGGCTTTGGCGGCCGCAGCATCGGCATCGGCACCATCGTGATCGCGCTGCTGGCCTGGGGCGTGTTCGGCATCAACCCGCTGACCACCATTGGGGTGCTGGGCGGTGGCGGCGCGCCGCAGGTGCAGCAGGTGCCGGCGCAGAAGCCGCCCGCGGGCGACCAAGGCGCGGCTTTCGTGTCAACGGTGCTGGCCTCGACCGAGGACGCCTGGAACCAGGTCTTCCGCGACGGCCGCGCGCAGTACCGCGCGCCCAAGCTGGTGCTTTTTCGCGGCGTCACGCCCACCGCCTGCGGCACCGGCCAGTCGGCGATGGGGCCGTTTTATTGCCCGGCGGACCAGAAGGTGTATCTGGACATGAACTTCTTCGACACCCTGAGCCGCCAGCTGGGCGCACCGGGCGAGTTCGCCCGCGCCTACGTGGTGGCGCACGAGGTCGGCCACCACGTGCAGACGCTGCTGGGCACCACGGCCAAGGTCGACGGCATGCGCGGGCGTGTGAGCGAGCGCGAGAACAACGCGCTGTCGGTGCGCATGGAGCTGCAAGCCGACTGCTACGCGGGCATTTGGGCCAACAAGTCGCAGCAGGCCAAGAACTGGCTCGATCAGGGCGACATCGAATCGGCCATGAACGCCGCCGCGCGCATTGGCGACGACGCCTTGCAGCGCCAGCAAACCGGCGTGGTGCGGCCCGATTCGTTCACCCACGGCTCAAGCGCGCAGCGCCAGCGCTGGTTCATGCAGGGGCTGAAGACGGGCAGCGTGCAGGCGTGCGATACGTTCAGCGCCCAGGCTTTGTAA
- the pcp gene encoding pyroglutamyl-peptidase I codes for MVAAHPTSRPSDKRASRAPVLLTGFDPFGGDALNPSWLIARALHRRQLGGHRVVAAQLPTVFGDSLVRLNALLAEHRPALVICLGLAATRAAISLERIAINVNDARIADNAGAQPIDTPVIAGAPAAYFSTLPIKAMQQAIQRAGVPAEVSQTAGTFVCNHVFYGLMHRLATARGFSATRGGFIHVPMLPEQGAPSLPLEQMVEGLRVGIRAALAVQQDVRVIGGAID; via the coding sequence ATGGTAGCTGCCCACCCAACTTCCCGTCCGTCAGACAAGCGCGCGAGTCGCGCCCCTGTGTTGCTGACCGGCTTCGATCCGTTTGGGGGTGACGCGCTCAACCCGAGCTGGCTGATCGCCCGGGCCTTGCACCGGCGGCAGCTTGGCGGCCACCGCGTCGTGGCCGCGCAGCTGCCGACGGTGTTTGGCGATTCGCTCGTGCGCCTGAACGCCCTTTTGGCCGAGCACCGGCCGGCGCTGGTGATCTGCCTGGGCTTGGCGGCCACGCGCGCGGCGATCTCGCTCGAACGCATCGCCATCAATGTCAACGACGCGCGCATCGCCGACAACGCCGGCGCCCAGCCCATCGATACGCCCGTGATCGCAGGCGCGCCGGCGGCGTACTTCAGCACCTTGCCGATCAAGGCCATGCAGCAGGCGATTCAGCGGGCCGGCGTGCCGGCCGAGGTCTCGCAAACGGCCGGCACCTTTGTCTGCAACCACGTGTTCTACGGCCTGATGCACCGGCTGGCGACGGCGCGCGGGTTCAGCGCCACGCGCGGCGGCTTCATCCACGTGCCCATGCTGCCCGAGCAGGGGGCGCCCAGCCTGCCGCTGGAGCAGATGGTCGAAGGGTTGCGCGTGGGCATCCGCGCCGCGCTGGCCGTGCAGCAGGACGTGCGCGTGATCGGCGGCGCCATTGATTGA
- a CDS encoding delta(1)-pyrroline-2-carboxylate reductase family protein, with protein MNTLLDAEHTAARLPWAPLVDELEALLGDATVQVPPRTVLPMADGAFLFAMPGCDARTAMTKLITFTPANAGTSRPTIQGDVTVFDVASGERRLILDGPTVTGRRTAAVSALAARWLAPNLAGPMLIVGAGVQGYAHVEVFAAALGVRQFRIASRRRASAEALAAHARALGLQADVVEDADAALADCPLAATCTPASEVVLRALPRADAFIAAVGAFTPKMVEIDAGLCRHLAATGRVVVDSRDAGHEAGDLLQAGLDVAAMPSLADVVRAQSKARADGGPVLFKSCGWAGWDLAAARLAVKPMG; from the coding sequence ATGAACACACTGCTCGACGCTGAACACACCGCCGCGCGCCTGCCCTGGGCGCCGCTGGTCGATGAACTTGAGGCCCTGCTGGGCGACGCTACGGTGCAGGTGCCCCCGCGCACCGTGCTGCCCATGGCGGACGGCGCCTTTCTGTTCGCCATGCCCGGCTGCGACGCGCGCACCGCCATGACCAAGCTCATCACCTTCACGCCGGCCAACGCGGGTACGTCCAGACCCACGATCCAGGGTGATGTGACGGTGTTCGACGTCGCCAGCGGCGAGCGGCGGCTGATTCTGGACGGCCCCACGGTCACCGGCCGCCGCACCGCCGCGGTGTCGGCGCTGGCCGCGCGCTGGCTGGCGCCCAACCTGGCCGGGCCGATGCTCATCGTCGGCGCTGGCGTGCAGGGCTACGCGCACGTCGAGGTGTTCGCCGCCGCGCTGGGCGTGCGGCAGTTCCGAATCGCCTCGCGCCGCCGTGCCAGCGCCGAGGCGCTGGCGGCGCACGCCCGCGCGCTGGGCCTGCAGGCCGACGTGGTGGAGGACGCCGACGCCGCGCTCGCCGATTGCCCGCTGGCCGCCACCTGCACGCCGGCCAGCGAGGTGGTGCTGCGCGCGCTGCCGCGCGCCGACGCCTTCATCGCCGCCGTCGGCGCCTTCACGCCGAAAATGGTCGAGATCGACGCCGGCCTGTGCCGCCACCTGGCCGCCACGGGCCGCGTCGTGGTCGATTCGCGCGACGCCGGGCATGAGGCCGGTGACCTGCTGCAAGCCGGGCTGGATGTGGCCGCCATGCCGTCGTTGGCCGATGTCGTGCGCGCGCAGTCAAAAGCCCGCGCGGACGGCGGGCCGGTGCTGTTCAAGAGCTGCGGTTGGGCCGGCTGGGACTTGGCTGCTGCGCGGCTGGCGGTTAAGCCGATGGGCTGA
- the dcd gene encoding dCTP deaminase, translating to MSIKSDKWIRRMAEQHGMIEPFEPGQVRQNAAGERIVSYGTSSYGYDIRCAPEFKVFTNIHSTVVDPKNFDEKSFVDIHAPVCIIPPNSFALARTVEYFRIPRNVLTICLGKSTYARCGIIVNVTPFEPEWEGYVTLEFSNTTPLPAKIYAGEGCAQVLFFESDEVCEVSYKDRGGKYQGQVGVTLPKA from the coding sequence ATGAGCATCAAGAGCGACAAATGGATCCGCCGCATGGCCGAACAGCACGGCATGATCGAGCCGTTCGAGCCGGGGCAAGTGCGCCAGAACGCCGCTGGCGAGCGCATCGTCAGCTACGGCACCAGCAGCTACGGCTACGACATTCGCTGCGCGCCCGAATTCAAGGTCTTCACCAACATCCATTCGACGGTGGTCGATCCGAAGAACTTCGACGAGAAGAGCTTTGTCGACATCCACGCGCCGGTCTGCATCATCCCGCCCAACAGCTTTGCGCTGGCGCGCACGGTGGAGTACTTCCGCATCCCGCGCAACGTGCTGACCATCTGCCTGGGCAAAAGCACTTACGCGCGCTGCGGCATCATCGTCAACGTCACGCCCTTCGAGCCCGAATGGGAGGGCTACGTGACGCTCGAATTCAGCAACACCACGCCGCTGCCGGCCAAAATCTACGCGGGCGAAGGCTGCGCGCAGGTGCTGTTCTTCGAGAGCGACGAGGTGTGCGAGGTGTCGTACAAGGACCGTGGCGGCAAGTACCAGGGCCAGGTGGGCGTGACGCTGCCGAAGGCCTGA
- the guaD gene encoding guanine deaminase — protein MQSWRASLLRFDEHGHAVFDRDGLLVTGPGADGRTVVLAAGDHATLRARHADVPCTHLPGRIIAPGFIDTHIHYPQTDIIGAPAEGLLPWLEHYTFPHEAQFADPAHAAEVARFFCDELMRQGVTTALTFATSHPASVDALFSEAQRRGLRLITGKVLQDRHSPDGVRDETEQSLIDSETLLNKWHGVDRLGYAITPRFAPSSTEAQLRGAGELAARFPGAWIQSHVAENLDEIAWARALFPDSRSYLAIYADHGLMRRRAVYAHCIHFHDDDRALMRETGTAAAVCPTSNLFLGSGFFDFAGAERARFLHALASDVGGGTSFSPFVTMRAAYFVAREGQTKPGVSLPPERLWWLHTAGAARALDLEGVVGNLQPGCEADFVVLNPEATPLLARRTRAAGSLAELLFALIVLGDDRVVERTVISQAK, from the coding sequence ATGCAATCCTGGCGCGCTTCCCTGCTGCGGTTCGACGAGCACGGCCACGCCGTGTTCGACCGCGACGGCCTGCTGGTGACCGGCCCCGGCGCAGATGGCCGCACCGTGGTGCTGGCGGCGGGCGACCACGCCACGCTGCGCGCTCGCCATGCCGACGTGCCATGCACGCACTTGCCGGGCCGCATCATCGCGCCGGGCTTCATCGACACACACATCCACTACCCGCAGACCGACATCATCGGCGCGCCGGCCGAAGGGCTGCTGCCCTGGCTGGAGCACTACACTTTTCCGCACGAGGCGCAGTTTGCCGACCCTGCGCACGCGGCCGAGGTGGCGCGCTTTTTCTGCGACGAACTGATGCGCCAGGGCGTGACCACGGCGCTCACCTTTGCCACCTCGCACCCAGCGTCGGTCGATGCGCTGTTTTCAGAAGCGCAGCGGCGTGGCCTGCGGCTGATCACCGGCAAGGTGCTGCAAGACCGCCACTCGCCCGACGGCGTGCGCGACGAGACGGAGCAAAGCCTGATCGACAGCGAGACGCTGCTGAACAAATGGCACGGCGTGGACCGCCTGGGCTACGCCATCACGCCGCGCTTTGCGCCCTCCAGCACCGAGGCGCAGCTGCGCGGCGCGGGCGAACTGGCGGCGCGCTTTCCCGGCGCGTGGATCCAGTCGCACGTGGCCGAGAACCTGGACGAAATCGCCTGGGCGCGCGCGCTGTTCCCCGATTCGCGCTCGTACCTGGCCATCTACGCCGACCACGGCCTGATGCGCCGCCGCGCCGTGTACGCGCACTGCATCCACTTTCACGACGACGACCGCGCCCTGATGCGCGAGACCGGCACGGCGGCGGCGGTGTGCCCCACCAGCAACCTGTTCCTGGGCAGCGGCTTCTTCGACTTTGCCGGCGCCGAACGCGCGCGCTTTCTTCATGCGCTGGCCAGCGACGTGGGCGGCGGCACCAGCTTCTCGCCCTTCGTGACGATGCGCGCGGCCTACTTCGTGGCGCGCGAGGGGCAGACCAAGCCGGGCGTCAGCCTGCCGCCCGAGCGCCTGTGGTGGCTGCACACGGCGGGCGCGGCGCGCGCGCTCGATCTGGAAGGCGTGGTCGGCAACCTGCAGCCGGGCTGCGAAGCGGATTTCGTGGTGCTCAACCCCGAGGCCACGCCGCTGCTCGCGCGCCGCACGCGCGCGGCCGGCAGCCTGGCCGAGCTGCTGTTCGCCCTGATCGTGCTGGGCGACGACCGGGTAGTGGAGCGCACCGTGATTTCTCAAGCAAAATAG
- a CDS encoding AraC family transcriptional regulator — protein MSAAAPLHHSTVLASPWPGLYGTVLDSARHFGRHWHATFGLGVMEGGAQRSASGRGPVEARAGDVITTNPGEVHDGRPMGDAGRRWRMVYIEPALLAELAELPRAQALEIARPVIQDTALRRATLLLLERLAQWGRAPAVDLMARLACEEALTHTTALLLRRHGTQPLPQDSQAPADLSRARARLADAGSDVPTLSELAASAGLSRFQLVRRFTRVYGVPPHAWLLLQRAERARGLIGRGLPLADAAAACGFADQSHMTRLFTRQFGFTPGAWQRAARRVQ, from the coding sequence ATGTCCGCCGCCGCCCCGCTTCATCACAGCACCGTGTTGGCCTCGCCCTGGCCCGGCCTGTATGGCACCGTGCTCGACAGCGCGCGCCACTTCGGCCGCCACTGGCACGCCACGTTCGGCCTGGGCGTGATGGAAGGCGGCGCGCAGCGCTCGGCCAGCGGGCGCGGCCCGGTGGAGGCGCGGGCCGGCGACGTGATCACCACCAACCCCGGCGAGGTGCACGACGGCCGCCCGATGGGCGACGCAGGCCGCCGCTGGCGCATGGTTTACATCGAGCCGGCGCTGCTGGCCGAGCTGGCGGAGTTGCCGCGCGCACAAGCGCTGGAGATTGCGCGGCCCGTCATCCAGGACACCGCGCTGCGCCGCGCCACGCTCCTTCTTTTAGAGCGTCTGGCGCAGTGGGGTCGAGCGCCAGCAGTCGATTTGATGGCAAGACTGGCCTGCGAGGAAGCGCTGACCCACACCACCGCCTTGCTGCTGCGCCGCCATGGCACGCAGCCCCTGCCGCAAGACAGCCAGGCGCCCGCCGATTTGTCGCGCGCGCGCGCGCGGCTGGCGGACGCTGGCTCCGACGTGCCCACGCTTTCAGAGCTGGCCGCGTCGGCCGGCCTGAGCCGCTTTCAACTGGTGCGACGCTTCACCCGCGTCTACGGCGTGCCGCCGCACGCCTGGCTGCTGCTGCAGCGTGCCGAACGCGCGCGGGGCCTGATCGGCCGCGGCCTGCCGCTGGCCGACGCGGCCGCCGCCTGCGGCTTTGCCGACCAGAGCCACATGACGCGCCTGTTCACGCGCCAGTTCGGCTTCACGCCCGGCGCCTGGCAGCGCGCGGCGCGGCGAGTGCAATAA
- a CDS encoding DMT family transporter yields MQESLKGQWLCSLAMVTVGSTVVASRIIGHDMEPFLATALRHAAALPLFVLLMRLTRARWPRVGRRDAALLLLQAAAGSVGYTVLLIQGVTWSSAADAGVVAGTLPAMSALFAALFLGERPGARMFASIALATAGVMAVAFSPGAASDSPTRLAGIALVLAAIACEAVFILANKRLSQPMPALPLSTLMSAGGLLLSLLPAWWRWGAAPSTFSTPALAGLLYYAWVPTVGGFLLWYAGSQRTTGARAALATVWLPVSALLLSAVVLREPIGLWQWAGLGCVLAALWLAVPRQRGSGAAA; encoded by the coding sequence ATGCAAGAATCTCTCAAGGGCCAGTGGCTGTGCAGCCTGGCCATGGTGACGGTAGGCAGCACCGTGGTGGCCAGCCGCATCATCGGCCACGACATGGAGCCGTTTCTGGCCACCGCGCTGCGCCACGCGGCGGCGCTGCCGTTGTTTGTGCTGTTGATGCGGCTCACGCGCGCACGCTGGCCGCGCGTGGGGCGGCGCGATGCGGCTCTGCTGCTGTTGCAGGCCGCCGCCGGCAGCGTGGGCTACACCGTGCTGCTGATCCAGGGCGTGACCTGGTCGAGCGCGGCGGACGCCGGCGTGGTGGCGGGCACGCTGCCGGCCATGTCGGCGTTGTTCGCGGCGCTGTTTCTGGGTGAGCGGCCGGGCGCGCGCATGTTCGCGTCGATCGCGCTGGCCACGGCCGGCGTGATGGCGGTGGCCTTTTCGCCCGGCGCGGCCAGCGATTCGCCCACGCGGCTGGCGGGTATTGCGCTGGTGCTGGCGGCGATTGCGTGCGAGGCGGTGTTCATCCTGGCCAACAAGCGGCTGTCGCAACCCATGCCCGCGCTGCCCCTGTCCACGCTGATGAGTGCGGGCGGCTTGCTGCTGTCATTGCTGCCGGCGTGGTGGCGCTGGGGTGCTGCGCCCTCCACCTTCAGCACGCCCGCGCTGGCCGGCCTCTTGTACTACGCGTGGGTGCCGACGGTGGGCGGGTTTTTGCTGTGGTACGCCGGCAGCCAGCGCACCACCGGCGCCCGCGCCGCCCTGGCCACGGTGTGGCTGCCGGTGTCGGCGCTGCTGTTGTCGGCTGTGGTGCTGCGCGAGCCGATTGGCCTGTGGCAGTGGGCGGGCTTGGGGTGCGTGCTGGCGGCGTTGTGGCTGGCGGTGCCGCGGCAGAGGGGCAGCGGCGCGGCAGCTTGA
- a CDS encoding TetR/AcrR family transcriptional regulator, with amino-acid sequence MSGNVRQRMIEGATEVLARRGLHATAFSEVLSLTGASRGSIYHHFPGGKAELMEAVLDDVGTRCDDALRALRGRPVAAVVDAALELWRAKLVRNDCESGCPVAALTIAADSGRMLDGCRETFNQWRDTLASALQTAGCEAQRAIDFATLLLACVQGAIVLSRAEGQPTPFDSVARQLRAQAAGLV; translated from the coding sequence ATGAGCGGCAATGTTCGTCAGCGGATGATCGAAGGCGCCACCGAAGTGCTGGCCCGGCGGGGCCTGCATGCCACGGCCTTCTCTGAAGTGCTGTCGTTGACAGGCGCTTCGCGCGGTTCCATCTACCACCACTTTCCGGGTGGCAAGGCAGAGCTGATGGAGGCCGTGCTGGACGATGTCGGCACACGCTGCGACGACGCGCTGCGTGCCCTGCGGGGCCGCCCTGTCGCGGCCGTGGTGGATGCGGCGCTGGAGCTGTGGCGCGCCAAACTGGTCCGCAACGACTGCGAGTCGGGTTGCCCGGTGGCGGCGCTCACCATCGCCGCCGATTCCGGCCGCATGCTGGACGGCTGCCGGGAGACCTTCAACCAATGGCGCGACACGCTGGCCAGCGCGCTGCAGACCGCCGGATGCGAAGCGCAGCGCGCCATCGACTTCGCGACGCTGCTGCTGGCCTGTGTGCAGGGCGCCATCGTGCTGTCGCGCGCCGAGGGCCAGCCGACGCCGTTCGACAGCGTGGCCAGGCAATTGCGCGCGCAGGCGGCCGGACTGGTCTGA
- a CDS encoding BMP family ABC transporter substrate-binding protein, translating into MYKNLAATLVAACCFSSPAFSQSPAPVKAAWVYVTPLTDAGWTQQHDQGRRAVDKALGAQVQTSYVENVPEGADAERVIRDLAAQGHQIIFTPSFGYMEPTLKVARDFPQVKFESITGYKPAPNVATANARYYEGRYLAGIAAGRMTQSNVAGYVAGFPIPEVLQGINAFTLGLRSVNPKATVKVIWLNEWFNPPREREAAITLMNQGADVLAFHTGSSAVMAAAEERGKLAVAYHSDMRKVAPTAQIAAVTHQWGDYYTRRVQAVQSSTWQSAQLWGGVREGMIRVDAFGPRVPQAVQDEVLARQREIGAGRLHPFAGPLADNTGRQQLPGGQHLGDAAILGMNWLVEGVQTQLP; encoded by the coding sequence ATGTACAAAAACCTCGCCGCCACGCTCGTGGCCGCCTGCTGTTTTTCATCCCCCGCCTTCTCGCAATCGCCCGCGCCCGTCAAGGCGGCGTGGGTCTACGTCACGCCGCTCACCGACGCCGGCTGGACGCAGCAGCACGACCAGGGCCGCCGCGCCGTCGACAAAGCCCTGGGCGCGCAGGTGCAGACCAGCTACGTCGAGAACGTGCCCGAAGGCGCCGACGCCGAGCGCGTGATTCGCGACCTGGCGGCGCAGGGCCACCAGATCATCTTCACCCCCAGCTTCGGCTACATGGAGCCGACGCTGAAGGTGGCGCGCGACTTTCCCCAGGTGAAGTTCGAGTCCATCACGGGCTACAAGCCGGCGCCCAACGTGGCCACGGCCAACGCGCGCTATTACGAGGGGCGCTATCTGGCGGGCATCGCCGCCGGGCGCATGACGCAGTCGAACGTGGCCGGTTACGTGGCGGGCTTTCCGATTCCCGAGGTGCTGCAGGGCATCAACGCCTTCACGCTGGGCCTGCGCAGCGTCAACCCGAAGGCTACGGTCAAGGTGATCTGGCTGAACGAATGGTTCAACCCGCCGCGCGAGCGCGAGGCCGCGATCACGCTGATGAACCAGGGCGCCGACGTGCTGGCCTTTCACACCGGCTCCAGCGCCGTCATGGCGGCGGCGGAGGAGCGCGGCAAGCTGGCCGTGGCCTACCACTCCGACATGCGCAAGGTCGCTCCCACGGCACAGATCGCCGCCGTCACGCACCAGTGGGGCGACTACTACACGCGCCGCGTCCAGGCCGTGCAGAGCAGCACATGGCAAAGCGCCCAGCTGTGGGGCGGCGTGCGCGAGGGCATGATCCGCGTCGATGCCTTCGGCCCCAGGGTGCCCCAGGCGGTGCAGGACGAGGTGCTGGCGCGCCAGCGCGAGATCGGCGCCGGGCGCCTGCACCCGTTTGCCGGGCCGCTGGCCGACAACACGGGGCGGCAGCAACTGCCGGGCGGCCAGCATCTGGGCGATGCCGCCATCCTGGGCATGAACTGGCTGGTGGAAGGCGTGCAGACCCAACTGCCCTGA